One window of Halichondria panicea chromosome 7, odHalPani1.1, whole genome shotgun sequence genomic DNA carries:
- the LOC135338046 gene encoding uncharacterized protein LOC135338046 isoform X2 has product MDKLKKELWRLRLNWFFVILVSPLFALSTTGISSSFHQFVTNPRAESLHGNQTHTKMEPGLGESELFYSLLISGFNLGSVIGGIANGLLSKCVPQWYLWMVMLLAHTSGYLIYALASNGWLIMLSKILSGYFLGADLTLGFSYLSVTSVQYIEVQKERGVKVGDKSAFKLRNTLFAINGIAFSIGYFIGPGAAVIFAQFQSINQFRVIGWYNAAWGVALLILLVVMFRGESGCSKPVTCCTGSHGDWRKLLNCTSKPIRVFIVITMLILPMVEIARFGVLETLFNPILSDSFGFDERNASYIFLAFGLPHIAGSILLYILEKLKMSTQLITFVALLLSVAGYMLLGDWQSIPYDPCTEYSPFHHPEIVWNNYHDSTAMFLNSTLQTSAGIQSLRVFSNHSYSIARDQCMTANITGHVCHWIPSSIILKTECEDCPAICRSLNQILTFPQFLLGLGLLLLSNSLLWVSLVALLFNQLPEELQGIIMGIRSALNGFVRTVAPLIFDAAYEGALKRTFPIMAVLAALHLPFFVEILVLYRQLGPMTQQEKIKVDKDNEYSETEALLYQ; this is encoded by the exons ATGGACAAGTTGAAGAAAGAGCTATGGCGTCTCCGACTGAACTGGTTCTTTGTGATTCTAGTGAGTCCCTTGTTTGCCTTGAGTACTACTGGAATTTCTTCCTCCTTCCATCAATTTGTGACCAACCCAAGAGCTGAGAGCCTGCATGGAAATCAAACACACACTAAG ATGGAGCCGGGACTTGGTGAGTCGGAGCTCTTTTACTCTCTTCTCATATCTGGCTTCAACCTCGGGTCTGTGATTGGTGGTATTGCCAATGGACTGCTCTCCAAGTGCGTCCCTCAGTGGTACCTATGGATGGTCATGTTGTTGGCACACACAAGTGGCTACCTTATCTACGCTCTGGCTAGCAATGGATGGTTGATAATGCTCTCAAAGATATTGTCAGGCTATTTCCTAGGAGCTGATCTCACTCTTGGCTTCAGCTATCTGTCGGTGACCAGTGTCCAGTACATTGAAGTGCAGAAGGAGAGAGGAGTCAAAGTGGGTGATAAATCAGCCTTTAAATTACGGAACACTCTTTTTGCCATCAATGGAATAGCTTTCAGCATCGGATATTTCATTGGCCCAG GTGCTGCAGTTATTTTCGCACAGTTTCAGTCGATAAATCAATTTCGAGTGATTGGCTGGTACAATGCGGCATGGGGGGTGGCTCTACTGATCCTATTGGTCGTCATGTTTCGTGGCGAGAGTGGATGCTCCAAGCCAGTCACATGCTGTACCGGTAGTCACGGAGACTGGAGAAAATTGCTTAATTGCACATCCAAACCAATTCGAGTATTT ATTGTTATTACAATGCTAATCCTACCCATGGTTGAAATAGCCAGGTTTGGAGTTTTGGAGACGCTCTTTAATCCAATTCTGAGTGATTCCTTTGGATTTGACGAAAGAAATGCCTCTTACATCTTCCTAGCTTTTGGTCTTCCCCATATTGCCGGCTCCATTCTACT GTACATTTTAGAGAAGTTGAAAATGTCAACTCAACTCATCACTTTCGTTGCTCTGTTACTATCTGTCGCTGGATACATGTTGCTAGGCGACTGGCAGTCCATTCCATATGACCCCTGCACTGAATACAGTCCATTCCATCATCCTGAGATTGTGTGGAATAATTACCACGATTCAACTGCCATGTTTTTAAAT TCCACTCTTCAAACAAGTGCTGGGATTCAGAGTCTCAGAGTCTTTTCCAATCACTCCTACTCTATAGCCAGGGACCAGTGTATGACAGCTAACATTACAGGACATGTTTGCCACTGGATACCCTCTTCAATAATACTCAAGACAGAGTGCGAGGATTGTCCTGCCATCTGTCGCAGTCTCAACCAGATACTCACATTTCCACAGTTCCTGCTTGGCCTGGGGCTACTGCTATTGTCTAACTCATTGCTCTGGGTGTCACTGGTTGCATTACTCTTCAATCAGCTTCCAGAGGAGCTCCAG GGCATAATCATGGGGATTAGGTCAGCTCTGAATGGATTTGTCAGAACAGTGGCACCACTGATAT TTGATGCTGCTTATGAAGGTGCTCTAAAGAGGACGTTTCCAATAATGGCTGTGCTAGCTGCACTGCACTTACCTTTCTTTGTAGAGATCCTTGTTCTGTATCGTCAGCTGGGACCAATGACTCAGCAAGAAAAAATCAAGGTGGACAAAGACAATGAATATTCTGAAACTGAAGCATTGCTTTATCAGtaa
- the LOC135338053 gene encoding uncharacterized protein LOC135338053 codes for MAMFTSQSFESLLEEFKTLRRSTDAIDCSQTCPDTPAGVAHEPQTADIDIAATWRNQLPLLLHVPEPCKQQLPLPSIVEHLQCAEGSLPCLAEELMAAQSSQLDELQRRKESLSQLEDTLAKEKAIFDSEERELCSVTREICLSEGNCVGLKDDCTSLEKEIEELLAEKHQNELRLMRAVDKTQRVQEQALVYREKMSTHAARTREMESSLPIYQEVEKLKSCLQTLKEKRREYMQGEGLQLLSGEKLRLIQEQIDSALVSLAGAEEESKEKKKMIEEYKERRQQLRRDIEMKKKRRGAQLTRLQRQTSEAQSRQRQLAREAERLQLNIRDLKQKLRD; via the exons ATGGCTATGTTCACTAGTCAGAGCTTTGAAAGCCTCCTAGAAGAGTTTAAGACCCTAAGAAGATCCACAGATGCTATAGACTGCTCTCAAACTTGCCCTGACACGCCTGCTGGGGTTGCACATGAGCCACAGACTGCAGATATAGATATTGCTGCAACATGGAGAAACCAACTTCCTCTGCTGTTGCATGTACCAGAGCCCTGTAAACAGCAGCTGCCGCTACCTAGTATTGTAGAGCACTTGCAGTGTGCAGAGGGGAGCCTGCCATGCCTTGCAGAAGAGCTAATGGCAGCACAGAGCTCACAGCTTGATGAGCTGCAGAGGAGGAAAGAATCACTCTCTCAACTGGAAGACACGCTGGCCAAAG AAAAGGCAATATTTGATTCTGAGGAGCGGGAGCTATGCAGTGTTACTAGAGAGATCTGTCTGTCTGAAGGAAACTGTGTCGGTTTGAAAGATGATTGTACCAGCCTGGAGAAAGAGATTGAAGAACTACTCGCAGAGAAGCATCAGAACGAGCTGAGACTGATGAGAGCTGTCGACAAGACTCAGAGAGTGCAGGAGCAGGCACTGGTTTATCGTGAGAAGATGAGTACACACGCGGCTAGGACCAGAGAAATGGAGAGCTCACTACCTATCTACCAAGAAGTGGAGAAATTGAAGAGTTGCCTTCAGACACTCAAAGAGAAAC GGCGTGAGTACATGCAGGGAGAGGGGCTCCAACTACTGAGTGGAGAAAAGCTAAGATTAATACAGGAGCAGATAGACAGTGCTCTAGTCTCATTGGCTGGAGCGGAGGAGGAGAGTAAAGAAAAGAAGAAGATG ATTGAAGAGTACAAAGAACGCAGGCAGCAACTGAGAAGAGATATTGAAATGAAAAAA AAGCGTCGAGGTGCCCAGTTGACACGATTACAGAGGCAAACTAGTGAGGCCCAGTCCAGACAAAGGCAACTGGCCAGAGAAGCTGAGAGATTGCAGCTGAATATCAGAGACCTCAAGCAAAAACTCCGAGATTAG
- the LOC135338044 gene encoding chondroitin sulfate synthase 1-like produces the protein MSSGYQRRQHWALLPFVAGVLLGLAVSTIILIRPDTVTINNVHRVGERQDQNEQFHRFLEELAKQERATQRLSEEMTMKQTVYYAVMLTDTTSMDIIKNTWAREMGPAEIGFFVSSEHSQNIDTIKISSSTEELEIETLKYICNNQMNKTKWFFLSYGNVYVKREQLEKYLLSLETMPGDIGYLGKPIKRESSIGGVCMAGPGSVLSQSILSQLCPRLNKCSPPQGILEPGCVLGECVRKQLPSVQCAKDVKLHKQFLNFDEKTKGNILDPKNKNAFDKALTIFPVEDPKLMYNIHEAVLSKRLNNSQEAVQELKRSMDHMMDLLPPTEIRLYNERVKSDVMLVEDDVIPWKLISSNLLMSCVEKNPAIKIHSLWKEELELLSRKSIDYVNSREDEEYTFKRIVNAYWRLDAQLGTEYVIDFETKLAGMESDYSSPTNRFRASLLRQFNDPEVNPVIQQVDTARHISIGVLVSNDLTERFEHFMSNFEETLKLDQRFDLLAVHMKGASTEQENYDQVDKIMSSYSNKYPQANFKVLKSPHKLSRSHAISLLVQELRPNDLVFLSDLDLQFDYQFLNRCRSYPIQRQQVYFPIPFAQIDPAMLTATSHTQLHDSITPHSGHWLVDSYSVACLYAIDILSALQQEEAISVDEINVKDLYSKFVKNGYSIVRSADKGLRKLYSEYRNCELDYHGEYYEQCQSLPDSYERLYLKTQLSVLLLDHEGEHAHKKY, from the coding sequence ATGAGTTCCGGTTACCAGAGGAGACAGCACTGGGCATTGCTGCCCTTTGTGGCTGGAGTTCTGTTAGGGCTGGCTGTCTCCACCATTATTCTCATCAGACCAGACACTGTCACTATAAACAATGTGCACAGAGTAGGGGAAAGACAGGATCAGAATGAACAGTTTCATCGCTTCTTAGAGGAGCTGGCCAAGCAAGAGAGAGCTACTCAAAGATTGTCAGAGGAGATGACGATGAAACAAACAGTGTACTATGCTGTCATGCTGACTGATACAACATCGATGGATATAATCAAGAATACTTGGGCCAGAGAAATGGGACCTGCTGAGATTGGCTTCTTCGTATCCTCCGAGCATTCACAGAATATTGACACTATCAAGATCTCATCATCTACGGAAGAACTGGAAATAGAGACGCTCAAATATATTTGTAACAACCAAATGAACAAAACAAAATGGTTTTTCTTATCGTATGGTAATGTCTATGTCAAAAGAGAACAATTGGAAAAGTATTTATTGTCATTGGAAACGATGCCTGGTGATATTGGTTACCTTGGTAAGCCGATAAAGAGAGAGTCCTCCATCGGTGGAGTGTGTATGGCTGGCCCGGGAAGTGTGCTCAGTCAATCCATCCTCTCTCAGCTTTGTCCGAGGCTGAACAAGTGTAGTCCCCCTCAGGGCATTCTAGAGCCTGGCTGTGTACTGGGGGAGTGTGTACGCAAGCAATTACCGTCCGTACAGTGTGCAAAAGACGTTAAACTTCATAAACAATTTCTAAACTTCGATGAAAAAACGAAAGGAAACATTTTAGACCCGAAAAATAAAAACGCATTTGACAAAGCTCTCACAATTTTCCCTGTTGAGGACCCGAAACTAATGTACAATATTCACGAGGCAGTTCTAAGCAAGAGATTGAATAACTCGCAGGAAGCAGTGCAAGAGCTTAAACGTAGTATGGATCACATGATGGACCTCCTACCCCCTACGGAGATACGACTGTACAATGAGAGAGTTAAGAGTGATGTCATGTTAGTGGAGGATGACGTAATCCCTTGGAAGCTTATCAGTAGTAACCTGTTAATGTCTTGTGTAGAGAAAAATCCGGCAATCAAAATCCATTCACTGTGGAAGGAAGAACTAGAATTATTGAGTAGGAAATCTATCGACTATGTCAACTCGCGTGAAGATGAAGAGTACACCTTTAAACGCATTGTCAATGCATATTGGAGACTGGACGCTCAACTAGGAACAGAGTATGTGATTGACTTTGAGACCAAGCTAGCTGGAATGGAATCGGACTATAGCTCACCAACAAATCGATTCCGTGCATCCTTATTGAGACAGTTCAATGACCCCGAGGTGAACCCAGTTATCCAGCAGGTGGATACTGCACGCCATATTTCCATTGGTGTGTTGGTTTCTAACGATCTGACTGAAAGGTTTGAACATTTCATGAGCAATTTTGAAGAAACGCTAAAACTAGATCAGAGATTTGATTTGCTTGCAGTGCACATGAAAGGTGCCAGCACAGAACAAGAGAATTATGATCAAGTGGACAAGATAATGTCGTCATATTCAAATAAGTACCCTCAGGCAAATTTCAAAGTTCTCAAATCCCCTCATAAACTGTCTAGATCCCACGCTATTTCGTTACTGGTACAAGAGCTGCGTCCCAATGACCTAGTGTTCCTCTCAGATTTGGATCTACAGTTTGACTACCAATTTCTGAACAGGTGTCGGAGTTACCCCATCCAACGACAACAAGTGTATTTTCCCATCCCGTTTGCACAGATTGACCCAGCGATGCTCACTGCAACTAGTCACACTCAACTACACGATAGCATCACCCCACACTCTGGACACTGGTTGGTGGACTCTTACAGCGTGGCTTGTCTGTATGCCATCGATATATTGTCCGCCTTACAACAAGAGGAGGCCATATCAGTGGATGAGATCAACGTAAAGGACCTGTATAGCAAGTTTGTTAAGAATGGCTACTCGATTGTACGAAGTGCCGACAAGGGTCTGAGAAAGTTGTACTCTGAATACAGGAACTGTGAGCTCGATTATCATGGTGAATATTATGAGCAATGTCAGTCATTACCAGACAGCTACGAGAGACTTTATTTAAAAACACAACTTTCTGTTTTATTATTAGATCACGAAGGTGAACACGCACACAAGAAATATTAA
- the LOC135338056 gene encoding dual specificity protein phosphatase 13A-like — MSVLLRAPVLTDKEERRLAKLRTKLFDKESKDWKTLIRDESPAEVYSDETGFSIYVGNAEHASDLLTLEIKGVTFVLNMAAGEPLCNMTEEVYGPAYRCLRVSAGDMPGYNLSQHFDDTWTFLEEARRRRAKVLVHCVAGVSRSATVVIAYLMQLRGWSLETAGTHVSQKRPKVYPNLGFMKQLELHQTKLSGTIGKL; from the exons ATGTCTGTTCTCTTGAGGGCGCCGGTATTGACAGACAAAGAAGAGAGGAGACTAGCCAAGCTGCGTACCAAACTATTTGACAAGGAGAGCAAGGACTGGAAGACTCTAATTCGTGATGAG AGCCCCGCTGAAGTGTACTCTGATGAGACAGGGTTTTCCATTTACGTGGGCAATGCAGAGCATGCCTCGGACCTGCTGACTCTGGAGATCAAGGGAGTGACATTTGTACTCAACATGGCGGCCGGGGAACCTCTATGCAACATGACTGAGGAGGTGTACGGCCCTGCCTACAG atgTCTGAGGGTTAGTGCTGGGGACATGCCTGGCTACAATCTCTCTCAACATTTTGACGATACCTGGACCTTCCTTGAGGAAGCGAGAAGACGGAGGGCCAAAGTGTTGGTGCACTGTGTGGCTGGTGTGAGTCGCTCTGCCACTGTTGTCATCGCTTATCTCATGCAACT ACGTGGATGGTCCCTGGAAACTGCCGGTACTCATGTGAGCCAGAAAAGACCTAAAGTGTACCCCAACCTCGGGTTTATGAAACAGCTGGAGCTGCACCAAACTAAACTGTCTGGAACTATAggcaaattatag
- the LOC135338047 gene encoding uncharacterized protein LOC135338047, translating into MGDTQSSPQITDTSHLTEEFSPLNSPTKIHALLEMVKICSYQEQLEFHEKLNAFLHKDFITHLSSDLSTEIISYLPMEDVITCLYVSKSWYKIVSGCTLYWAQKSQALGMTDTFISSRLSDPSCKLHALCIASQNHQRYMKHLVPRCYSISVNPTEIGYSFRYAGNGVSLIYEETASHAQVIIESMNSSQSAMQIASFDVPPFQGRIMWASASSDYLLWKQVNGTWCGCLTKGLLPELDVWEDEPMSQGSHNISFCSKCHAVAVMSQAEDDCEVWDLQVIKLYNETRGANALRKMVYPIPLEGLKQLSQNKRYFLGGEVTLLPASLEVDSSGFCQTHSVLLQIDSSLAIHKLKMIDEMDNSLVLSQLLPNSLLSKPLKVFSPKQSDQPLSLMDFSASKNQSCFCLSADLQRVAMIHEGYLNVWNLASFEMENFVDLSPLDLPTDSKVMAVGSVYTVIASNSKGQCIVVLTTTGEIILQNFMSAESSWKHTFEYYAPLNQDWLDSFVYFDFLPLGLVMESKCVKDKEETELTAMVGVRRRETTAIDSIV; encoded by the coding sequence ATGGGGGACACTCAAAGCTCTCCCCAGATCACTGATACCAGCCATCTAACTGAAGAGTTCAGTCCCCTAAACAGCCCTACCAAGATCCATGCCCTACTGGAGATGGTCAAGATATGCAGCTACCAAGAGCAGCTCGAGTTCCACGAGAAATTAAACGCTTTCCTCCACAAGGACTTCATCACTCATCTGTCTTCAGACCTCTCTACTGAGATCATCTCCTACCTGCCTATGGAGGACGTCATCACCTGCCTGTATGTGAGCAAGAGCTGGTACAAGATTGTGAGCGGATGCACTCTCTACTGGGCACAGAAATCCCAAGCCCTCGGAATGACCGACACGTTTATTAGCTCTAGATTATCTGACCCCAGTTGCAAGCTTCACGCGCTCTGTATAGCCTCACAGAACCATCAGCGCTACATGAAACACCTAGTACCTCGATGTTATTCAATCTCTGTGAACCCAACTGAAATTGGCTACTCTTTTCGCTATGCTGGTAATGGAGTATCACTAATTTATGAGGAGACAGCTTCCCACGCACAAGTCATCATCGAGAGCATGAATTCGTCCCAATCAGCTATGCAGATAGCTTCCTTTGATGTCCCTCCCTTCCAAGGCCGTATTATGTGGGCCTCCGCTTCGTCTGATTACTTACTCTGGAAGCAAGTGAATGGAACGTGGTGTGGCTGCCTTACCAAGGGTCTGTTACCAGAGTTGGATGTTTGGGAGGACGAGCCAATGTCTCAAGGCTCTCACAATATCTCCTTCTGCTCTAAATGCCATGCGGTGGCTGTCATGTCTCAGGCTGAGGACGACTGTGAAGTATGGGATCTCCAAGTGATTAAACTGTACAACGAGACCCGTGGTGCTAATGCACTCAGGAAGATGGTCTACCCCATACCACTGGAGGGGCTTAAACAACTGTCGCAGAACAAGCGATACTTTCTCGGTGGTGAAGTTACTCTATTGCCGGCATCTTTGGAGGTGGACAGCTCAGGATTCTGCCAAACACACTCCGTTCTGCTACAGATTGATTCAAGTCTGGCCATTCACAAGTTGAAGATGATCGATGAAATGGACAATTCTCTTGTACTCTCTCAGCTACTGCCAAACTCACTGCTCTCAAAACCTCTCAAAGTATTCTCTCCCAAGCAGTCTGATCAACCACTCAGTTTAATGGATTTCTCTGCCTCGAAAAATCAATCGTGTTTTTGCCTCTCTGCTGATTTGCAAcgagttgctatgatacacgAGGGCTATCTGAACGTCTGGAATCTGGCGTCGTTTGAAATGGAGAATTTTGTGGACCTTTCTCCATTGGATTTGCCCACTGACAGCAAGGTGATGGCGGTAGGCAGTGTGTACACAGTGATAGCCAGTAACTCTAAAGGTCAATGTATTGTTGTTCTCACAACTACTGGGGAAATTATTCTTCAAAACTTCATGTCTGCCGAATCAAGTTGGAAACATACCTTTGAATATTACGCCCCGCTGAATCAAGATTGGCTAGACAGTTTTGTTTATTTCGATTTCTTGCCCCTCGGCTTAGTGATGGAGAGTAAATGTGTAAAGGATAAAGAAGAGacggagttgacagctatggTGGGTGTGAGGAGGAGAGAGACAACAGCCATTGACTCTATAGTGTAG
- the LOC135338045 gene encoding T-complex protein 1 subunit gamma-like, with protein MRQISYCSHVVRSLEELAAVMSMYGAPILVLNANTKRETGRKAQLSNIQAAKAIADVIRTCLGPRAMLKMLMDPMGGIVMTNDGNAILREIQVQHPAAKSMIEISRTQDEEVGDGTTSVIIMAGEMLSAAEQFLEQQMHPTVIIRAYRQALDDIVTITKEKISTSVDVNNKEEMMKIIKSTIGTKFIKKWSNMACEMAIRAVQTVTLEEGGRREIDIKRYARVEKIPGGSIEESEVLRGVMLNKDVTHPKMRRRIENPRIVLLDCSLEYKKGESMTNIEVSAEMDFTRLLQIEEEQVQKMCEDIITLKPDLVFTEKGVSDLAQHYLMKNNITAIRRLKKSDNNRVARACGGTICSRTDEVKESDIGTGCGLFEIRKIGDEYFTYLVECKDPKACTIVLRGASKDILHEVDRNLQDAMQVARNVMLDPSLVPGGGATEMALAQALNEKAKSVAGVQQWPYRAVSRALEVIPRTLLQNCGANTIRVLTALRAKHAAEEYSTWGVDGDRGVLADMKELGVWDPLAVKIQTYKTAIETAILLLRIDDIVSGSKKGGAAEGAPE; from the exons atgcgtcagATTTCATACTGTAGCCACGTGGTGAGAAGTCTTGAGGAGCTAGCTGCTGTAATGTCGATGTACGGAGCCCCCATTCTCGTCCTCA ATGCTAATACAAAAAGAGAAACGGGCAGAAAGGCCCAACTCAGTAACATCCAGGCTGCTAAG gcAATAGCTGATGTAATTCGTACGTGTCTAGGCCCCCGGGCCATGCTCAAAATGTTGATGGATCCAATGGGAGGCATCGTCATGACCAACGATGGGAACGCCATCCTTCGAGAG ATACAAGTACAGCACCCAGCGGCCAAGTCCATGATAGAGATCAGTCGGACACAAGACGAGGAGGTGGGAGATGGCACCACCTCTGTCATCATAATGG CTGGTGAGATGTTGTCAGCTGCTGAGCAGTTTCTAGAACAACAGATGCATCCCACGGTAATCATCAGAGCATATCGACAGGCACTCGATGATATTGTCACTATCACAAAAGAAAAAATATC GACAAGCGTGGACGTCAACAACAAAGAGGAGATGATGAAGATCATCAAAAGCACGATTGGTACAAAGTTCATCAAGAAATG GTCTAACATGGCGTGTGAGATGGCTATCCGTGCTGTGCAGACAGTGACACTAGAAGAAGGTGGGCGGAGGGAGATAGACATCAAGAGGTATGCCCGAGTGGAGAAGATACCCGGGGGTAGTATTGAAGAGTCCGAGGTCCTCCGTGGAGTCATGCTCAACAAGGACGTCACGCATCCCAAGATGAGGCG GCGTATTGAGAATCCTCGTATTGTGTTGTTGGATTGCTCCCTCGAGTACAAGAAAGGGGAGAGCAtg ACTAATATCGAGGTATCGGCAGAGATGGACTTCACGCGACTGCTCCAGATTGAGGAGGAACAAGTTCAGAAGATGTGTGAGGATATCATCACTCTCAAGCCTGACCTTGTGTTCACAGAGAAGGGAGTGTCAG ACCTTGCCCAGCACTATCTAATGAAGAACAACATTACTGCAATCCGTCGTCTTAAGAAGTCTGACAACAACAGAGTAGCACG GGCGTGTGGTGGTACCATATGCAGCCGCACTGATGAGGTGAAGGAGTCGGACATCGGCACTGGGTGTGGCTTGTTTGAGATCCGTAAGATAGGTGATGAGTACTTCACCTACCTGGTAGAGTGCAAGGACCCCAAGGCTTGCACCATCGTCTTGAGGGGGGCCAGCAAGGACATACTGCACGAG GTGGATCGAAACCTCCAGGATGCTATGCAAGTGGCCCGCAACGTGATGCTGGATCCATCCCTTGTTCCAGGGGGTGGGGCTACAGAGATGGCTTTGGCACAGGCCCTCAATGAGAAGGCTAAGAGTGTAGCAGGCGTTCAACAATGGCCGTATCGTGCTGTTAGTCGTGCTCTAGAGGTCATCCCCCGGACCCTCCTGCAGAACTGTGGGGCCAACACCATCAGAGTACTCACTGCCCTCAGG gCAAAGCATGCAGCTGAGGAGTACTCAACATGGGGAGTGGACGGTGACAGAGGTGTACTGGCAGACATGAAGGAACTGGGAGTGTGGGACCCTCTGGCTGTCAAGATACAGACCTACAAGACTGCCATtgag ACGGCTATTCTGCTGCTGCGTATAGATGACATTGTGTCCGGCAGCAAGAAGGGCGGAGCTGCAGAGGGAGCACCTGAGTAG
- the LOC135338046 gene encoding uncharacterized protein LOC135338046 isoform X1 produces the protein MDKLKKELWRLRLNWFFVILVSPLFALSTTGISSSFHQFVTNPRAESLHGNQTHTKMEPGLGESELFYSLLISGFNLGSVIGGIANGLLSKCVPQWYLWMVMLLAHTSGYLIYALASNGWLIMLSKILSGYFLGADLTLGFSYLSVTSVQYIEVQKERGVKVGDKSAFKLRNTLFAINGIAFSIGYFIGPGAAVIFAQFQSINQFRVIGWYNAAWGVALLILLVVMFRGESGCSKPVTCCTGSHGDWRKLLNCTSKPIRVFIVITMLILPMVEIARFGVLETLFNPILSDSFGFDERNASYIFLAFGLPHIAGSILLYILEKLKMSTQLITFVALLLSVAGYMLLGDWQSIPYDPCTEYSPFHHPEIVWNNYHDSTAMFLNITPSQSTLQTSAGIQSLRVFSNHSYSIARDQCMTANITGHVCHWIPSSIILKTECEDCPAICRSLNQILTFPQFLLGLGLLLLSNSLLWVSLVALLFNQLPEELQGIIMGIRSALNGFVRTVAPLIFDAAYEGALKRTFPIMAVLAALHLPFFVEILVLYRQLGPMTQQEKIKVDKDNEYSETEALLYQ, from the exons ATGGACAAGTTGAAGAAAGAGCTATGGCGTCTCCGACTGAACTGGTTCTTTGTGATTCTAGTGAGTCCCTTGTTTGCCTTGAGTACTACTGGAATTTCTTCCTCCTTCCATCAATTTGTGACCAACCCAAGAGCTGAGAGCCTGCATGGAAATCAAACACACACTAAG ATGGAGCCGGGACTTGGTGAGTCGGAGCTCTTTTACTCTCTTCTCATATCTGGCTTCAACCTCGGGTCTGTGATTGGTGGTATTGCCAATGGACTGCTCTCCAAGTGCGTCCCTCAGTGGTACCTATGGATGGTCATGTTGTTGGCACACACAAGTGGCTACCTTATCTACGCTCTGGCTAGCAATGGATGGTTGATAATGCTCTCAAAGATATTGTCAGGCTATTTCCTAGGAGCTGATCTCACTCTTGGCTTCAGCTATCTGTCGGTGACCAGTGTCCAGTACATTGAAGTGCAGAAGGAGAGAGGAGTCAAAGTGGGTGATAAATCAGCCTTTAAATTACGGAACACTCTTTTTGCCATCAATGGAATAGCTTTCAGCATCGGATATTTCATTGGCCCAG GTGCTGCAGTTATTTTCGCACAGTTTCAGTCGATAAATCAATTTCGAGTGATTGGCTGGTACAATGCGGCATGGGGGGTGGCTCTACTGATCCTATTGGTCGTCATGTTTCGTGGCGAGAGTGGATGCTCCAAGCCAGTCACATGCTGTACCGGTAGTCACGGAGACTGGAGAAAATTGCTTAATTGCACATCCAAACCAATTCGAGTATTT ATTGTTATTACAATGCTAATCCTACCCATGGTTGAAATAGCCAGGTTTGGAGTTTTGGAGACGCTCTTTAATCCAATTCTGAGTGATTCCTTTGGATTTGACGAAAGAAATGCCTCTTACATCTTCCTAGCTTTTGGTCTTCCCCATATTGCCGGCTCCATTCTACT GTACATTTTAGAGAAGTTGAAAATGTCAACTCAACTCATCACTTTCGTTGCTCTGTTACTATCTGTCGCTGGATACATGTTGCTAGGCGACTGGCAGTCCATTCCATATGACCCCTGCACTGAATACAGTCCATTCCATCATCCTGAGATTGTGTGGAATAATTACCACGATTCAACTGCCATGTTTTTAAAT ATCACCCCCTCTCAGTCCACTCTTCAAACAAGTGCTGGGATTCAGAGTCTCAGAGTCTTTTCCAATCACTCCTACTCTATAGCCAGGGACCAGTGTATGACAGCTAACATTACAGGACATGTTTGCCACTGGATACCCTCTTCAATAATACTCAAGACAGAGTGCGAGGATTGTCCTGCCATCTGTCGCAGTCTCAACCAGATACTCACATTTCCACAGTTCCTGCTTGGCCTGGGGCTACTGCTATTGTCTAACTCATTGCTCTGGGTGTCACTGGTTGCATTACTCTTCAATCAGCTTCCAGAGGAGCTCCAG GGCATAATCATGGGGATTAGGTCAGCTCTGAATGGATTTGTCAGAACAGTGGCACCACTGATAT TTGATGCTGCTTATGAAGGTGCTCTAAAGAGGACGTTTCCAATAATGGCTGTGCTAGCTGCACTGCACTTACCTTTCTTTGTAGAGATCCTTGTTCTGTATCGTCAGCTGGGACCAATGACTCAGCAAGAAAAAATCAAGGTGGACAAAGACAATGAATATTCTGAAACTGAAGCATTGCTTTATCAGtaa